Below is a genomic region from Flexivirga aerilata.
TCCGGCAGCAACCGGTCGTCGGTCGCGGTCATGATGGCCGTCCTGAGTCTTCGGTGGGGCGGGAATGTCGGGAATATCGGGAGTACTGTCGGGTCGTCCAGCCCGCTGGCGCCCCCGCGCCAACGGCCCTGCGCAACGCGCCGTGTGGCGCTCGTCATACAAATCTACTGCAGAGTAGGCATTGTGCATCGGTATCGGTTGATCGACGGGTTGCGGGCTGCAGCGGCCTTGCTGGTGCTGACCGCGCACGTTGCCTTCTGGACCGGTGCCTCCAACCTCGACGTGGTCGGCGCCGTGCTCGCCCGCGGCGACGCCGGGGTCGCGATCTTCTTCGCGATCAGTGCGTTCCTGCTGCTGCGCCCGTGGCTGCGAGCGGCCGCCACCGATGGTCCGCGCCCGGACGTGCAGGTGTATGCCGTGCGCCGCGTCGCCCGGATCGCCCCGGCATACTGGCTCGCCCTCGCCGGGGTGCTCGCCGTCGCCGCCCTGTGGCCGGTCACCGGCGGGCTCGGCGGCATGGCCAAGGTGGTGCAAAACGTCTTCCTGCTGCAGGCCTACACCGGCAACACCTACCAGGGCTTCAGCCAGACGTGGAGTCTCACCACCGAGGTCGCCTTCTACGTGCTGGTGCCGTGGCTCGGCAGCGCGCTCGGCCGGTCGGTGCGTCGCTCCAGGCGCGGCACCTACCTGCGCCTCGCGGGGATCGCCGCGCTCGGGGTGGCCGCGCAGGGCGTGACCGCGGCCTGGACGGCGGCCGATCCGGCCTCGCACGCCGGCGCCCTCGGCATGAGCTTCGTCGGCCACGCCGCGTGGTTCGCGGCCGGTGCGGCGGTGGCGGTGGCGCTGGAGACCGGGGACCTCGAACGCCTCCGGGCGGTCGGGACCGGCACCTGGTGGAGCGCGGCCGCGGTGCTGCTGCTCCTTGCCTCCACCGGCATCGCCGGGCCGTGGGACCTGCGCGCCCCGACGGTGCCGCAGGCGCTCGCCAAGGAGGCGCTCTAC
It encodes:
- a CDS encoding acyltransferase family protein yields the protein MHRYRLIDGLRAAAALLVLTAHVAFWTGASNLDVVGAVLARGDAGVAIFFAISAFLLLRPWLRAAATDGPRPDVQVYAVRRVARIAPAYWLALAGVLAVAALWPVTGGLGGMAKVVQNVFLLQAYTGNTYQGFSQTWSLTTEVAFYVLVPWLGSALGRSVRRSRRGTYLRLAGIAALGVAAQGVTAAWTAADPASHAGALGMSFVGHAAWFAAGAAVAVALETGDLERLRAVGTGTWWSAAAVLLLLASTGIAGPWDLRAPTVPQALAKEALYAIIGGLLVLGAARGPSDDRWRAVAASPVTRFAGDISYGVFLWHLPVIQLIYVIGDQPIFTGSFGAVLFATLIFSVLIAWASATLVELPILRWAHRATSRARPAREPARQG